From the genome of Vicia villosa cultivar HV-30 ecotype Madison, WI linkage group LG2, Vvil1.0, whole genome shotgun sequence, one region includes:
- the LOC131651132 gene encoding uncharacterized protein LOC131651132 produces KPQTLTMASENEGRSKSRKNKGPKKPPQRGLGVEQLERMRTQEALRKMAEASGVFNIDHHHHHHHQQHHQQQQQQVLLRYGALSSNVPFQFPQQQMMINENNNNGSTIVGASAFGPYKNGFGVGTCSNVASGWFLPNNQHNNKPTHFGSESSLLRNPLEPSKDSQSQSFDLCLKKTRLNEEENVTRGSIWSNHVHDFHNKLLFKHDESVEIVAVHRRGNSSSGNGRVLMEYKFFPRKDERDTVLEQEFPTIDFGFGEASSSSSITVNTSAYGGGDSSNGYDSIDLSLKL; encoded by the exons AAACCTCAAACCCTTACAATGGCCTCTGAAAATGAAGGAAGAAGCAAAAGTAGAAAAAACAAAGGTCCAAAGAAACCACCACAGAGAGGCTTAGGTGTTGAACAGTTAGAGAGAATGAGAACTCAAGAAGCACTCAGAAAAATGGCTGAAGCTTCTGGTGTATTCAAcattgatcatcatcatcaccatcatcatcaacaacatcatcaacagcaacaacaacaagttCTTTTGAGGTATGGTGCATTATCATCAAATGTTCCATTTCAGTTTCCTCAACAACAAATGATGATCAATGAAAACAACAACAATGGTAGTACTATTGTTGGTGCTTCTGCTTTTGGTCCTTACAAGAATGGGTTTGGTGTTGGAACATGTTCTAACGTTGCTTCAGGTTGGTTTTTACCTAATAATCAACATAACAACAAACCAACTCATTTTGGATCTGAATCGTCACTTCTAAGAAACCCTCTTGAGCCTTCTAAAGATTCTCAATCTCAATCCTTTGATCTTTGCCTCAAG AAAACACGTttgaatgaagaagaaaatgtaACAAGAGGTTCAATATGGTCTAATCATGTTCATGATTTTCATAACAAACTGTTGTTCAAGCATGATGAG AGTGTGGAGATTGTTGCAGTACATAGGAGAGGAAATTCTTCATCAGGAAATGGCAGAGTTTTAATGGAATATAAGTTTTTTCCTAGAAAAGATGAAAGAGACACAGTTTTGGAGCAAGAATTCCCAACAATTGATTTTGGGTTTGGTGaagcttcttcatcttcatctatcACTGTTAATACTTCAGCTTATGGTGGTGGAGATTCTTCAAATGGTTATGATTCCATTGATTTAtctttgaagctttga